A region from the Medicago truncatula cultivar Jemalong A17 chromosome 6, MtrunA17r5.0-ANR, whole genome shotgun sequence genome encodes:
- the LOC25497196 gene encoding carboxylesterase 1, whose product MSNQTMHPPPTTDPYQLLKIQHHPNDTLTRYFEDPHTSPSLDTSLPVLTKDLFINQSNQTWLRLFLPKKATNVSNLNNKLLPIIVFFHGSGFIVQSAASTNFHDLCVDMADTVEAVVASVDYRLAPEHRLPAAYDDAMEALSLIRSSQDEWLTKYVDYSKCYLMGNSAGATIAYHAGLRVLEKVNDFEPLKIQGLILRQPFFGGTNRTESELRLENDPNFPLCVSDLCWDLALPIGVDRNHEYCNPTVGNDVDEKLDKIKDQGWRVLVSINGGDLLADRAKELVQLMDEKGVEVVKDFQEEGFHGVEFFEPSKAKKFIKLVKGFISTFDA is encoded by the coding sequence ATGTCTAATCAAACCATGCATCCACCACCTACAACCGATCCTTACCAACTCCTCAAAATCCAACACCATCCCAATGATACACTTACTCGATATTTTGAAGATCCACACACCTCACCTTCATTAGACACATCTCTTCCTGTTCTCACCAAAGATCttttcatcaaccaatcaaaccAAACATGGCTTCGGTTATTCCTACCTAAAAAAGCAACAAATGTTTCAAACTTAAACAACAAGCTACTACcaattattgttttctttcatggTAGTGGCTTCATCGTGCAAAGTGCAGCCTCCACCAACTTCCATGATTTATGTGTTGATATGGCGGATACTGTTGAAGCAGTTGTCGCCTCGGTCGATTATCGCCTCGCACCGGAGCACCGGCTACCGGCGGCATATGATGATGCTATGGAAGCATTGAGTTTGATTAGATCAAGTCAAGATGAATGGTTGACTAAATATGTTGACTATTCTAAGTGTTACCTAATGGGTAATAGTGCTGGAGCTACCATTGCATACCATGCAGGGCTACGTGTACTTGAAAAGGTGAATGATTTTGAGCCATTGAAGATCCAAGGGTTGATATTGCGTCAACCATTTTTTGGTGGGACCAATAGGACTGAATCAGAGTTGAGACTTGAAAATGATCCAAATTTTCCTTTGTGCGTTAGTGATTTGTGTTGGGATTTGGCATTACCTATTGGAGTTGATCGTAATCATGAGTATTGCAATCCAACGGTTGGAAATGATGTTGATGAAAAATTGGATAAGATAAAGGATCAAGGGTGGAGGGTATTGGTGAGTATTAACGGTGGGGATCTATTGGCTGATCGTGCTAAAGAGTTAGTGCAATTGATGGATGAGAAGGGTGTGGAAGTTGTCAAAGATTTTCAGGAAGAAGGTTTTCATGGGGTTGAGTTTTTTGAGCCATCCAAAGCAAAGAAATTTATTAAGTTAGTGAAGGGCTTCATTTCCACTTTCGATGCTTAG